TGGCATCACCGAAGACCATCATGGTCTTGTCCAGGTAGAACAATTCGTTGTCCAGGCCCGCATAGCCGCTGGCCATCGAGCGCTTGTTTACGATGATGGTCTTGGCTTTGAATGCCTCCAGGATCGGCATGCCTGCAATCGGCGAGTTCGGGTCGTTCTTGGCGGCCGGGTTGACCACGTCGTTCGCGCCCAACACCAGCACCACGTCGGCCTGGCCGAACTCTGAGTTGATGTCTTCCATCTCGAACACCTGGTCGTAAGGCACTTCGGCCTCAGCCAGCAGCACGTTCATGTGGCCTGGCATGCGCCCCGCTACCGGATGGATCGCATACTTCACGGTTACGCCGCGGTGGGTCAGCTTTTCGGTCAGCTCTTTAAGCGCATGTTGCGCGCGCGCCACTGCCAGGCCATAGCCCGGCACGATGATCACGGTGTCGGCGTTGGTCAGCAGGAAGGTGGCATCGTCGGCAGAGCCGGATTTCACCGGGAGTGCTTCTTTAGAGCCGGCCGGGCCGGCTGCGTCCGCCGTGTTACCGAAACCGCCGAGCAGCACATTAAAGAAGGAACGGTTCATCGCTTTGCACATGATGTACGAGAGGATCGCACCGCTGGAGCCCACCAGGGAGCCGGCGATGATCAGCATCGAGTTGTTGAGCGAGAAGCCGATGCCTGCTGCTGCCCAGCCGGAATAGCTGTTGAGCATCGACACGACGACCGGCATGTCGGCGCCGCCGATCGGGATGATGATCAGCACGCCGAGCACGAACGCCAAGGCCAGCATCAATGCGAAGGCACTGAGGTTGCCGGTGAACATGAACGTCAGGCCCAGACCTAGAGTCAGCAGGCCTAATACCAGGTTCAGTTTGTGCTGGCCGCCGAACTGTACCGGTGCGCCCTGGAACAGGCGGAACTTGTACTTGCCTGACAGCTTGCCGAAGGCAATCACCGAACCGGAGAAGGTAATAGCACCAATGGCGGCGCCGAGGAACAACTCCAAACGGTTGCCGGCGGGGATCGAGTCGCCCAGGTGTTTGACGATGCCCAGGGATTGCGGCTCGACCACAGCGGCGATGGCAATAAATACTGCAGCCAGGCCGATCATGCTGTGCATGAACGCCACCAGCTCGGGCATTTTGGTCATTTCCACGCGCTTGGCCATGATCGAACCAGCAGTGCCGCCGATCAGCAGGCCAACAATCACGTAGCCAATACCGGCAGTCGCAAGTTCAGCGCCAAGCTTATAGATGAGGCCCACGGTGGTCAGCACCGCCAGCGCCATGCCGAGCATGCCGAACAGGTTGCCGCGTCGCGATGTGGTTGGGTGCGACAGGCCTTTGAGGGCCTGGATAAAGCAAATCGACGCGATCAGGTAGAGCGTCGTGACCAGATTCATGCTCATGACGATGGCGCCTCTTCTTTTACTTTCGGGGCTTTCTTCTTGAACATCTCGAGCATCCTGCGTGTGACCAGGAAGCCACCGAACACGTTGACTGCAGCGAGCGCCACGGCCAGTGTGCCCATGGTTTTACCCAGCGGTGTAACGGTGAGCGCTGCGGCGAGCATGGCGCCGACGATCACAATTGCGGAGATCGCGTTGGTCACCGCCATCAACGGCGTGTGCAGCGCGGGGGTTACGTTCCAGACCACGTGGTAACCGACATAAATCGCCAGCACAAAGATGATCAGGTTGTAGATACCGGGGGAGATAAGCTCTTCCATCGTCTGAATCCCTGCTTAGGCGTTTTTGCGGATGACTTGGCCGTCGCGGCACATCAGGCACGCGGCGACGATGTCGTCTTCGAGGTTGATTTCAAACTGCCCTTCCTTGGTGAAGACCAGCTTCAGGAAGTCCAGCAGGTTGCGCGCATATAAAGCCGAAGCATCGGCGGCTACGGCGCCGGCCAGGTTGGTCGGGCCACAGATGGTCACGCCGTTTTCCACCACGACTTGGTCGGCGACAGTCAGCGGGCAGTTGCCACCTTGAGCGGCGGCGAGGTCAATGACCACCGAGCCTGGTTTCATTTGTGCGACGGTCTCGGCACTGAGCAGAGTCGGCGCCTTGCGGCCCGGGATCAGCGCGGTGGTGATGACGATGTCGGCTTGCTTGGCACGTTCGTGTACGGCCAGGGCCTGGCGCTGCATCCAGCTTGAAGGCATAGGGCGAGCGTAACCGCCGACACCGACGGCGCATTCGCGCTCTTCATCGGTTTCGTAAGGCACATCGACGAACTTGGCACCGAGGGATTCAATCTGCTCTTTAACGGCAGGGCGCACGTCAGACGCTTCGATCACTGCACCCAGGCGTTTCGCCGTGGCGATGGCCTGCAAGCCGGCAACGCCTGCGCCGAGAATCAGCACGCGGGCGGCTTTTACAGTGCCGGCAGCGGTCATCAGCATCGGCATGAAGCGCGGGTAGTGATGAGCCGCCAGCAACACGGCTTTGTAACCCGCGATGTTGGCCTGCGACGACAGTACGTCGAGACTTTGGGCCCGTGAAGTGCGCGGCGCCGCTTCGAGCGCGAAGGCAGTGATGCCACGCTCGGCCAGCTTGGCAATGATTTCGTTGCTGAACGGATTGAGCATGCCCACCAACACAGTGCCGCTGTTGATCAGCGCCAGTTCGCTGTCGCTGGGGGCAACCACCTTGAGAATCAGCTCGGCACCAAACGCATCGATGGCGCTGCCAATGGTTGCGCCTGCCGTTTCATAGGCACTGTCGACGACGCTGGCGTTAATACCGGCGCCACTTTGAACAGTGACCTTATGGCCCTGGCCGATCAGCTTCTTGATGGTTTCCGGGGTGGCAGCCACCCGCGTTTCACCGGTCTGGGTTTCGAGAGGAACACCAATGTGCACGTCAAATCTCCTGCATGATCTTTTTGCTTTTGATCTTTTTGTAAAAAGGCCAGTGCACCGTGAGTGGCGCAGCTGGGGCGGCCGATCAGCACGATCCCGCTGAAATGACAGCGGGGCGCGGCATTTTGCAGGCGAACTTTACGGCCTTCAAGGGATTATGACGGGTGACGAAAAATTAACTACAAGTCACCCTGTGACTGATTGTCGCAATACACTCAAATAACCTCTTTAAATACATGTGTTTAAAGGGGTGCAGGCGGTTTTCGTATTATTTCCAATCGTCGGTGTGAATAGTCGCCTATTGGCCGGTCATTGTCGCTACAAGCCCTATGAATCATGGCTTTAAGCATTATTTTATGTGGATGGGTACAGTCTGCTTAAATGCGACATATACGTACATCTGTAGGATTCGTATTTAATTGACTACAAAGTCAGCAAGTGGGGTTTGGCCTTTAAACACTTGGGTTGTAGCGCTGTGACTGGTCAATCAACCAATCCCGGAATGCGTGCAGCGACGCAGATTCGACTTTTCGTTCGGGAATCATCAGGTAATAAGCCTTGGAGCTACTGAGTGCTTCGGGGCTCGCGATTACCAATTGGCGCTCTCCCAGCTCACGCTGGATGAGGAATGGCGGAATGAGCGCAACACCCATGTCATGCATGGCGGCCTGGGACAACATCGAGAATAGCTCGTAACGAGGGCCTGTCATGTCGCGGGGTATGTTCAGTTGTTGCGCGTTGAACCATTGGCGCCACGCGTAAGGCCGGGTGGTTTGCTGCAGCAGCGGTAGTTCCGCGATTTCCTGGGGGCTGAAGTGGGTGCGGTTGCCCAGTAACCGTGGGCTGCACACCGGGACCGGGTCTTCTCCCATCAGCCGATGGGATTCGGTGCCGGACCAGTCAGCATCGCCAAAGTAGATCGCGGCATCGAATTCGGTATCGGCGAACAGAAAGGGGCGCGTGCGGTTGGTGAGGTTGACGGTCACTTCCGGATGTTGGCGTTGGAAATCTTTGAGGCGTGGGATCAGCCATTGGGTGCCGAAGGTTGGCACCACGGCGAGCTCGATGACGTTAGCACCCTGCTGCCCCATAACTGACAGGGTGTCGCGCTCCACTGCGTCCAATTGCATGGCGACGCGACGGCTATAGGACAGCCCTGCTTCGGTCAGTTTTACCCCGCGTCGGGAGCGCCGAAACAGCTCGACACTTAAAAACTCCTCAAGGCTGGCGATCTGTCGACAGATGGCGCCTTGGGTGATGGAAAGCTCATGTGCGGCCTTGGTAAAGCTCTCGTGGCGGGCTGCGGCTTCAAAACTGACCAGGGCGGTCGTGCTGGGAATTTTTCTGCGCATGTACGTTGTACTCACTTATAAAGCGCATCTGCGCCCTTATCAGTCATTTCGAAGTGAGAAATTAGCACAACCCTATGCGGAAACCTCGTTTGCCCTCTGCTCCTGCCCGACCTAGGCTGCATCCACGACTTCTGATTTTTTCCGCGAGGACTTATTCATGGCTGGCAAGGCAAGCTTCAACTGGATCGATCCACTGCTGCTGGATCAACAGCTCACCGAAGAAGAGCGCATGGTGCGCGACAGTGCTGAGCAATTCGCCCGGGACAAGCTGGCGCCGCGTGTGCTTGAGGCCTTCCGCCATGAAAAGACTGACCCGGCGATTTTCCGCGAGATGGGCGAAACCGGCCTGTTGGGCGCGATGATCCCCGAGGAGTACGGTGGCAGTGGTTTGAACTACGTCAGCTATGGGTTGATCGCCCGTGAGGTCGAGCGTGTCGACTCCGGCTATCGCTCGATGATGAGTGTGCAGTCATCTCTGGTCATGGTGCCTATCAATGAATTTGGCACCGAGGCGCAAAAGCAGAAGTACCTGCCAAAGTTGGCCTCTGGTGAATGGATCGGCTGCTTTGGTCTGACTGAGCCTAACCACGGCTCGGACCCGGGCGCGATGATTACGCGAGCACGTAAGGTGGAGGGTGGCTACAGCCTGACTGGGGCCAAGATGTGGATCACTAATAGCCCGATCGCGGATGTGTTTGTTGTTTGGGGCAAGGACGATGCGGGCGACATCCGTGGTTTTGTCCTGGAGAAAGGCTGGAAAGGTCTGAGTGCGCCGGCGATCCACGGCAAGGTCGGCCTGCGGGCGTCCATCACCGGTGAAATCGTTATGGATAACGTGTTCGTCCCGGAAGAAAACATCTTCCCGGATGTGCGTGGCTTGAAAGGGCCCTTCACCTGCCTTAACTCAGCGCGGTATGGCATCTCCTGGGGGGCGCTGGGTGCTGCGGAGTTCTGCTGGCACACCGCTCGCCAGTACACGCTGGATCGTCATCAGTTCGGGCGTCCATTGGCAGCCACGCAGCTGATCCAGAAGAAACTTGCCGATATGCAGACCGAGATCACGATGGCCTTGCAAGGCTGCCTGCGCTTGGGGCGTATGAAAGATGAGGGCACGGCGGCGGTTGAGATTACTTCGATCATGAAGCGCAATTCGTGCGGCAAGTCCCTGGATATCGCACGTATGGCGCGGGACATGCTGGGTGGCAACGGTATTTCCGATGAGTTCGGGGTGGCGCGCCACTTGGTCAACCTGGAGGTGGTTAACACCTATGAAGGGACTCATGACGTGCACGCCTTGATTCTCGGGCGCGCGCAAACCGGTCTTCAGGCGTTCTATTAATAGGAGCACGGCATGGGTGCGCTTTCACATCTGCGGGTACTGGACTTATCCAGAGTGCTGGCGGGCCCTTGGTCCGGGCAGATCCTGGCGGACCTTGGGGCTGAGGTGATCAAGGTCGAGCGGCCAGGTAACGGCGATGACACGCGTGCGTGGGGGCCGCCGTTCCTTAAGGACGCGTATGGCGAGAACACCAGTGAAGCGGCGTATTACCTGTCGGCCAACCGTAATAAGGAGTCGGTGACCATCGACTTCACGCGACCAGAGGGTCAGAAGCTGGTGCGTGACTTGGCGGCCAAGTCCGACATCCTGATCGAGAACTTCAAGGTGGGCGGTCTTGCGGCGTATGGGCTGGACTATGAGTCGCTGAAGGAGATCAATCCGGAGTTGATCTATTGCTCGATTACGGGCTTTGGCCAGACGGGGCCTTATGCGACGCGCGCGGGCTATGACTTCATGATCCAGGGCTTGGGCGGTCTTATGAGCCTGACCGGTCGGCCAGAAGGTGATGACGGGGCCGGGCCGGTCAAGGTTGGTGTGGCGCTGACGGACATCCTTACGGGTCTGTACTCGACCGTGGCGATCCTGGCTGCGCTGGCTCACCGGGACCATGACGGTGGCGGGCAGCATATTGATATGGCGCTGCTGGATGTGCAGGTAGCGTGCCTGGCTAATCAGGCGATGAATTACCTGACGACGGGTGTGGCGCCAAAGCGCCTCGGTAATGCTCACCCGAATATTGTGCCTTACCAGGATTTCCCTACTGCCGATGGCGACTTCATCCTGACTGTGGGCAATGACGGGCAGTTTCGTAAGTTCGCCGAGGTGGCTGGGCAGCCGCAGTGGGCGGATGATCCGCGCTTTGCCACTAATAAGGTACGGGTGGCTAACCGTGCGCAATTGATTCCGCTGATTCGCCAAGCCACGGTTTTCAAGACGACGGCTGAGTGGGTGTCGCAGTTGGAGCAAGTGGGTGTGCCTTGCGGGCCTATCAATGACCTGGCGCAGGTGTTTGCCGACCCGCAAGTCAAGGCGCGTGGGTTGGCTATGGCGCTGCCTCATGCGTTGGCGGGGATGGTGCCTCAGGTGGCCAGCCCCATACGGCTGTCCAAGACGCCTGTGGAATACCGTAGTGCGCCTCCTCTATTAGGTGAACACACAGTACAGGTGCTGCAGAGTGTGCTGGGGTTGGGGGCGGCGAACCTGGCGGCATTAAAGGAAGCGGGCGTTATTTGAGCCTGCCCTTCTATATAGTCAGTGTGTAGGCGCGTTATAGGTTGTTTTTTAATCAATCCTAACTAATTGATAGAAAAGCAAAATTAAGGGTTGACGGCAGAATCTGGAAGTCTATAATTCGCCCCACTTCCGGCGCAGTCGAAACGGAAAACTCCTTGGTAAACAAAGAGTTACGCAGAATTCGACAGTGAGTTGCTTCAGTTCATCGAAGCCCAGAAGGAGTTGGTAGAGCGGTGTTGTTTGGCTCTATTAACGTTTCGATCTTCTCGGTCGAAAGCGGAGAAAAAGAGGTGTTGACAGCAGCGTGTAACGCTGTAGAATTCGCCTCCCGCTAACGAGAGATCGGAAGCGCAAGTGGTTGAAGTTGTTGAAGAAATCTTCGAAAACTTCTGAAAATAATCACTTGACAGCAAATGAGGCTGCTGTAGAATGCGCGCCTCGGTTGAGACGAAAGATCTTAACCAACCGCTCTTTAACAACTGAATCAAGCAATTCGTGTGGGTGCTTGTGGAGTCAGACTGATAGTCAACAAGATTATCAGCATCACAAGTTACTCCGCGAGAAATCAAAGATGTAACCAACGATTGCTGAGCCAAGTTTAGGGTTTCTTAAAAACCCAAAGATGTTTGAACTGAAGAGTTTGATCATGGCTCAGATTGAACGCTGGCGGCAGGCCTAACACATGCAAGTCGAGCGGTAGAGAGAAGCTTGCTTCTCTTGAGAGCGGCGGACGGGTGAGTAATGCCTAGGAATCTGCCTGGTAGTGGGGGATAACGTTCGGAAACGGACGCTAATACCGCATACGTCCTACGGGAGAAAGCAGGGGACCTTCGGGCCTTGCGCTATCAGATGAGCCTAGGTCGGATTAGCTAGTTGGTGAGGTAATGGCTCACCAAGGCGACGATCCGTAACTGGTCTGAGAGGATGATCAGTCACACTGGAACTGAGACACGGTCCAGACTCCTACGGGAGGCAGCAGTGGGGAATATTGGACAATGGGCGAAAGCCTGATCCAGCCATGCCGCGTGTGTGAAGAAGGTCTTCGGATTGTAAAGCACTTTAAGTTGGGAGGAAGGGCAGTTACCTAATACGTAATTGTTTTGACGTTACCGACAGAATAAGCACCGGCTAACTCTGTGCCAGCAGCCGCGGTAATACAGAGGGTGCAAGCGTTAATCGGAATTACTGGGCGTAAAGCGCGCGTAGGTGGTTTGTTAAGTTGGATGTGAAATCCCCGGGCTCAACCTGGGAACTGCATTCAAAACTGACTGACTAGAGTATGGTAGAGGGTGGTGGAATTTCCTGTGTAGCGGTGAAATGCGTAGATATAGGAAGGAACACCAGTGGCGAA
The sequence above is a segment of the Pseudomonas sp. R76 genome. Coding sequences within it:
- a CDS encoding NAD(P)(+) transhydrogenase (Re/Si-specific) subunit beta; this translates as MSMNLVTTLYLIASICFIQALKGLSHPTTSRRGNLFGMLGMALAVLTTVGLIYKLGAELATAGIGYVIVGLLIGGTAGSIMAKRVEMTKMPELVAFMHSMIGLAAVFIAIAAVVEPQSLGIVKHLGDSIPAGNRLELFLGAAIGAITFSGSVIAFGKLSGKYKFRLFQGAPVQFGGQHKLNLVLGLLTLGLGLTFMFTGNLSAFALMLALAFVLGVLIIIPIGGADMPVVVSMLNSYSGWAAAGIGFSLNNSMLIIAGSLVGSSGAILSYIMCKAMNRSFFNVLLGGFGNTADAAGPAGSKEALPVKSGSADDATFLLTNADTVIIVPGYGLAVARAQHALKELTEKLTHRGVTVKYAIHPVAGRMPGHMNVLLAEAEVPYDQVFEMEDINSEFGQADVVLVLGANDVVNPAAKNDPNSPIAGMPILEAFKAKTIIVNKRSMASGYAGLDNELFYLDKTMMVFGDAKKVIEDMVKAVE
- a CDS encoding NAD(P) transhydrogenase subunit alpha, yielding MEELISPGIYNLIIFVLAIYVGYHVVWNVTPALHTPLMAVTNAISAIVIVGAMLAAALTVTPLGKTMGTLAVALAAVNVFGGFLVTRRMLEMFKKKAPKVKEEAPSS
- a CDS encoding Re/Si-specific NAD(P)(+) transhydrogenase subunit alpha; protein product: MHIGVPLETQTGETRVAATPETIKKLIGQGHKVTVQSGAGINASVVDSAYETAGATIGSAIDAFGAELILKVVAPSDSELALINSGTVLVGMLNPFSNEIIAKLAERGITAFALEAAPRTSRAQSLDVLSSQANIAGYKAVLLAAHHYPRFMPMLMTAAGTVKAARVLILGAGVAGLQAIATAKRLGAVIEASDVRPAVKEQIESLGAKFVDVPYETDEERECAVGVGGYARPMPSSWMQRQALAVHERAKQADIVITTALIPGRKAPTLLSAETVAQMKPGSVVIDLAAAQGGNCPLTVADQVVVENGVTICGPTNLAGAVAADASALYARNLLDFLKLVFTKEGQFEINLEDDIVAACLMCRDGQVIRKNA
- a CDS encoding LysR family transcriptional regulator, with the protein product MRRKIPSTTALVSFEAAARHESFTKAAHELSITQGAICRQIASLEEFLSVELFRRSRRGVKLTEAGLSYSRRVAMQLDAVERDTLSVMGQQGANVIELAVVPTFGTQWLIPRLKDFQRQHPEVTVNLTNRTRPFLFADTEFDAAIYFGDADWSGTESHRLMGEDPVPVCSPRLLGNRTHFSPQEIAELPLLQQTTRPYAWRQWFNAQQLNIPRDMTGPRYELFSMLSQAAMHDMGVALIPPFLIQRELGERQLVIASPEALSSSKAYYLMIPERKVESASLHAFRDWLIDQSQRYNPSV
- a CDS encoding acyl-CoA dehydrogenase, with protein sequence MAGKASFNWIDPLLLDQQLTEEERMVRDSAEQFARDKLAPRVLEAFRHEKTDPAIFREMGETGLLGAMIPEEYGGSGLNYVSYGLIAREVERVDSGYRSMMSVQSSLVMVPINEFGTEAQKQKYLPKLASGEWIGCFGLTEPNHGSDPGAMITRARKVEGGYSLTGAKMWITNSPIADVFVVWGKDDAGDIRGFVLEKGWKGLSAPAIHGKVGLRASITGEIVMDNVFVPEENIFPDVRGLKGPFTCLNSARYGISWGALGAAEFCWHTARQYTLDRHQFGRPLAATQLIQKKLADMQTEITMALQGCLRLGRMKDEGTAAVEITSIMKRNSCGKSLDIARMARDMLGGNGISDEFGVARHLVNLEVVNTYEGTHDVHALILGRAQTGLQAFY
- a CDS encoding CaiB/BaiF CoA transferase family protein, with amino-acid sequence MGALSHLRVLDLSRVLAGPWSGQILADLGAEVIKVERPGNGDDTRAWGPPFLKDAYGENTSEAAYYLSANRNKESVTIDFTRPEGQKLVRDLAAKSDILIENFKVGGLAAYGLDYESLKEINPELIYCSITGFGQTGPYATRAGYDFMIQGLGGLMSLTGRPEGDDGAGPVKVGVALTDILTGLYSTVAILAALAHRDHDGGGQHIDMALLDVQVACLANQAMNYLTTGVAPKRLGNAHPNIVPYQDFPTADGDFILTVGNDGQFRKFAEVAGQPQWADDPRFATNKVRVANRAQLIPLIRQATVFKTTAEWVSQLEQVGVPCGPINDLAQVFADPQVKARGLAMALPHALAGMVPQVASPIRLSKTPVEYRSAPPLLGEHTVQVLQSVLGLGAANLAALKEAGVI